A single Ciona intestinalis chromosome 12, KH, whole genome shotgun sequence DNA region contains:
- the LOC100186267 gene encoding interferon-induced protein 44-like: protein MGSGVRKHSSSFNPKMSFLGGGALLKSQWRNLAWDEKSRFELIETIREYKPLAQVGVQQARLLLLGHVNVGKSSFFNTINSIFRNHVTAQAPVGSPRDQRSITTKMRAYQVRNGREGKDLNFKIVDTMGIEEERRRGFDPTELPYLLDGHVSDNHQFDPSGNISPEMPGFQKLPKLPEKIHCCIFVIDATSVSSLSDELLNKLNDMRTKITGRGIPIIVLMTKIDKACDQTRGDVSLVYKSATIQHLIAQTSSKIGVPVSHVLPVKNYTHEIELDPWVDVLALSALQQMLRFTDNYFDECLVTSGTGYVPPEKQSSDAWTRKATLNGSSAPAQMKQAWSNNNASTPTAVAGRITGVSVHNTPSGRNGVMAGVLGTPASKFPEAEKKPLLLEENHVVELDGEKEEKGQIEEDLVKKPEVEEINQTKMPDFNENLPNQIPQEVA from the exons ATGGGTAGCGGTGTTCGAAAAC ATTCATCATCGTTTAATCCGAAAATGAGCT tTTTAGGAGGAGGTGCCTTATTGAAAAGCCAGTGGAGAAACTTAGCTTGGGATGAAAA GTCCAGGTTCGAATTGATCGAAACGATCCGTGAATACAAACCTCTCGCCCAAGTTGGAGTCCAACAAGCCCGTCTGTTATTACTCGGTCATGTCAACGTTGGGAAATCTTCTTTCTTCAACACAATCAACTCTATTTTCCGAAACCACGTAACTGCCCAAGCACCTGTCGGTAGCCCACGTGACCAACGGTCCATTACTACAAAG ATGCGAGCTTACCAAGTTCGTAATGGAAGAGAAGGAAAAGACCTTAACTTTAAGATTGTAGATACCATGGGTATTGAAGAGGAACGTCGAAGGGGATTCGATCCAACTGAACTTCCTTATCTATTGGATGGGCACGTATCTGATAATCACCAG TTCGATCCGAGTGGCAACATATCTCCAGAAATGCCTGGGTTTCAGAAACTGCCGAAACTACCGGAAAAAATACACTGCTGCATATTCGTTATAGACGCAACATCAGTCAGTTCGCTGTCAGATGAACTGCTAAACAAACTTAACGACATGAGAACCAAGATAACTGGCAGAG GAATACCAATTATAGTTCTTATGACTAAGATCGACAAAGCTTGTGACCAAACTAGAGGGGACGTGTCGTTGGTCTACAAGAGTGCTACAATACAACATCTTATCGCTCAG ACTAGCAGCAAAATAGGCGTACCTGTTAGTCACGTGTTACCAGTGAAGAACTACACGCATGAGATTGAACTTGACCCTTGGGTTGACGTGCTAGCACTTAGCGCCCTCCAGCAGATGTTACGCTTTACTGACAACTACTTCGACGAATGCCTTGTGACGTCAGGCACTGG TTATGTTCCACCCGAGAAGCAAAGCTCCGACGCTTGGACAAGAAAAGCGACCTTGAATGGATCGTCGGCTCCAGCGCAAATGAAGCAAGCTTGGTCAAACAACAACGCATCTACACCTACAGCTGTGGCGGGTCGTATTACTGGCGTGAGTGTGCATAATACCCCGAGTGGTCGGAACGGGGTAATGGCTGGGGTACTAGGAACCCCTGCGTCCAAGTTCCCAGAAGCCGAGAAAAAGCCTCTTCTACTAGAAGAGAACCACGTGGTCGAGCTGGACggagaaaaagaagaaaagggGCAAATTGAAGAGGATTTGGTGAAGAAACCAGAGGTGGAAGAAATCAACCAAACCAAAATGCCGGATTTCAACGAGAATCTGCCAAATCAAATTCCGCAAGAGGTCGCCTGA